Within Butyrivibrio fibrisolvens, the genomic segment ATGTATAGGCAATAGCCGTAGTGAGATAATATTTGCCTTTGTTTTGCATGTAAAACTCCTTTATTTCATATCTTTATGATTTTCTTTAAATGCCTTTGTATCTGGGAATGATCAGGTTTTAATAGATCTTTTCCCGGATTATATAGTCTGCTATTAGCCTTGTCTTAGTATGTCAAAACTTCGCAGCCGTCTTCCGTTACGAGTACCTGAACTTCCCACTGCGCAGACGGCTTGTGGTCATTGGTATAGATAGTCCAGTCGTTCTCTTCGTCTACGAAGATACGGTCTGTTCCCATATTGACCATAGGCTCTATGGTAAAAGTCATACCGGGTACCATGAGCATCTCTGTTCCCGGCCTTGATACAAAGCTTACGAATGGATCTTCGTGGAACTCTACGCCGCAGCCGTGACCGCCTATCTCTCTTACAACTGTATATCCGTTATCAAGCGCATGCTGGTGTATAGCATGGCCCATATCTCCCATGAAAGTCCATGGCTTAACCATCTTGATACCGATCTCTACACATTCCTTGGTAACTTCTACAAGCTTTCTCATCTCGGGAGATACGTCTCCTATGAGGAACATTCGTGATGAATCGGAGAAATATCCGTTGTAGATTGTAGAGCAGTCTACATTGATGATATCACCATCTTTTAATATATCATCAGGGGATGGGATTCCGTGACATACCTGATCATTGATAGAGGTACATACACTCTTTGGGAATCCTTCGTAGTTAAGTGGCGCCGGGATGCCGCCCATTGCCCTTGTTGTCTCTGCTACTATATGATCTATCTCTTCAGTTGACATGCCTGCATGAATCTCTTTAGCTACGCGGTCAAGACAAGCTATGTTGATCTTGGCGCTTTCCTTGATTCCTTCTACCTGTTCTTTGGTCTTGATGATCCTGCGGGGTGGAACTTCATGCCCTTTAAGTTCAAACCCGATAATGCGCTCATCAAACTGCTCGTGGCACTTTTTGTACTTTTTGCCGCTGCCACACCAGCAGGGTTCGTTACTACCGATCTTTGTGTACATTTTACCTTCTTTCCGGCCTCACAGCGCGAATGATGCGCCTGGACCTGTGGTGATGCGGTTTATAATTATAATGTCCGCATCTTATAATTATCGATTATATATCACGCTATAGTATATCCTTTAAAGACAAAATATGCAATTCTTGAAATGAGGAGATTGGCATGAAGAATGGCGTAAGGACGGGCAATAATAAATAACTTCCCACTTGGATGGTTCAGTATCACCAAATACTTTGCCGTCCAAGTGGGAAGTCTGTAAAAAATATCCCTTACCTCATAGGAAATAGATTCGGCAAGGGATATTTTTTATCTCCCTGACTTTCGCAAAACCATTCACTATTTTTGAAGTATAATTAACCTATGAAAATAAACACTTTATCTGAATATCTGAAAAAAACATATGGTTGCAAGGTTTATAAGCTTTCGCTTCAGTCAGGATGCACCTGCCCAAACCGGGACGGAAATATAGGAACTGGTGGTTGCACTTTCTGTTCTGAAGGCGGTTCGGGAGACTTTGCTTCTTTTTTCCTGACTAAAGATGCTGATGGTAATGCCATCACTATCGAAGAAAACATTGATATGCAGATTGAATCTGCTAAAGAGAAAGTTGCCTCGAAGCTTAAGGGGCAGGATCACAAGTATATTGCTTATTTCCAGTCATTTACCAATACTTATGGAGATTCCAAAATTCTGGAGAGGATATACAGACAGGCGCTTTCGCACCCTGAGATTGTTGCGCTATCTATCGGAACAAGGCCAGATTGTCTTCCTGATGAGATACTTTCAATGCTTGAATCGCTGCGAGATGAGTATGGGAAGGATATCTGGATCGAGCTTGGGCTACAGACTGTTAATGAAGAAAGTGCTCGTCACTTTAGGCGGGGATACAAGCTGCCTGTATTCGAAGATGCATATAGAAGGTTAAAAGAAAGAGACTTTGTCGTTATCGTTCATGTAATATTAGGGCTTCCCGGTGAAAGTGAAGAAGATATGCTCTCTTCTGTCAGGTATCTTGCAGGCCTAACTCCTTCTCTTGACGGAATCAAGCTTCAGCTTCTTCATGTTCTAAAAGGTACTGATCTTGCAAAAGAGTTTGAAGAGACTTCATTTCATATTTTTACTCTTGAAGAGTATTGCGATATAGTGATCAAATGTTTGAAACTTCTGCCTCCGGAAATTGTGGTTCATCGTATAACAGGAGACGGACCAAAAAGGCTGCTTATCGCGCCCTTATGGTCCGCCAACAAAAAGGTTGTTCTTAATACTATAAATAAAGCTATAAAGGATGCTTAGTTACAGACTTCTAATATCCTGCTCTGACTGTACCAATGGGCAAGCCTGTGGGTTTTCACCTACGTTACACAAAAGTTTACTTTATAACAGGCACCACTACTTGGAGCATGTTGTAAAGGCTTCTTTTATATCAGTCTGATACATCTACATCCGGTGAAAACATGAATTTATATTCAGGGAATGCGTCCTTAAGGTCTTTATTGAGGATACTCATAGCTTCAGCCTGACCTATATCAAAGCTAATGACTACATCAAATCGTATCTCTTTGGCATCAAGATCTGCATAGAAACCGTGCATGGAAACAGCCCATTCATGGGATAATACTACTTTGGAAACAGCATTTTGCAATCTTGCTATATCATTATCACCGGTATTGTAGGAGTATACTCCCACTCCTACAAGAGCAACACCGGATTCTTCCATAACTCTTTTTTCAATACGCCTTGTAAGCTTATCAAGCTTGTCTACAGTCATTGTATCCGGAACTTCAATATGAACAGAAGCATAATTCTTGTCAGGGCCGTAGTTGTACATTATAAGGTCATATGCACCTCTTACTTCAGGCTCTTCTTTTATCAGAGCTTTAATTTTCCTGGTTGTTTCTTTATCAGCTCTTTCGCCAAGGATCTCATCTACAGTATCTCTCATCATTTCTATACCGGACTTGATGATGATCACTGATATGAGTGCACCTACATATGCTTCCAGGGATAATCCTGTCAAAAGAAATATCACAGCGCTGGCAAGTACAGATGTTGACAGAAGTGCATCAAAGGAAGCATCCTTACCTGATGCTATAAGAGATCCTGAATTAACCTTCTCTCCCTGAGTTCTAACGTATTTTCCAAGGATAAGCTTTACAACAATTGCCGATACGATGATCACAAGTGATACTGCGCTGTAATCAGCTTTTTCCGGACTTATTATCTTTTTCACAGATTCCACAAGGGAAGTAAGACCTGCATAAAGAACGATTCCCGAAACGATCATAGCGCTTAGGTACTCGATCCTGCCATATCCAAAGGGATGTTTTTTGTTGGGAAGCTTACCTGCAAGCTTGGTTCCTACGATAGTAATTATTGAAGATAAGGCATCTGAAAGGTTATTAACCGCATCCAATGTTACTGCTATAGAATTGGACACTACGCCTACAAAAGCCTTGAAGGATGCAAGGAATACATTTGCGATGATGCCGATGATACTGGTTCTTATAATGACGTTATCTCTATTATTCTCCATATATTATTCCTCTTATCTACTGATTCATATAAGTCACATAATTCACGTAATACACATGCAAATATTATATCACGTGATCAGCTAACCCATACTGTATATAGAGAAATACTTTTTACAAAAAGTCTCAAGAAAAATTAGTGTTAAAGCTTTGAGAAAAACTCATTCGCCTTTTTGATCTCAAGAAAATAACATATATAGTAGGCAGCTGCCCCGATTACGTATGGGATAGTTACTGAAATGAACATATCCTTGTAAGCAGATGGGGCCATGTCTGTGAATTTTGAAGCAAACCATATAGTAACAAATATCACTCCGATCAAAAATACATACTGACCTATCACTACAGGAATAAAAGGAAATCGCTGAAGATAGTAGTGAAGTGACAAGATAAAAGTTGCCAGCACACATACCAAAAGGCAGGTAAATATATTTTCAGTATAGAATCTGTCAGTAAATCCAATCAGCTTTTCATAAAGGAGCTTGCCGCATACTATCAGCGTAAAGCTGACGCAAACAACGGAAATAAAATTATGTCTGTCTATTATCTTCATATCTTTTTTCCTATATATTTATTCACTTCGTTCCAATAATCATGCAAATAGCCTGATTGAGAACGCCTTCGGTATTGAGGCTATTAACCTTAATGGGATTCATTTATTTACTACGTTTTTTGCCCTGAAGC encodes:
- a CDS encoding DUF6608 family protein, with the translated sequence MKIIDRHNFISVVCVSFTLIVCGKLLYEKLIGFTDRFYTENIFTCLLVCVLATFILSLHYYLQRFPFIPVVIGQYVFLIGVIFVTIWFASKFTDMAPSAYKDMFISVTIPYVIGAAAYYICYFLEIKKANEFFSKL
- a CDS encoding cation diffusion facilitator family transporter; translation: MENNRDNVIIRTSIIGIIANVFLASFKAFVGVVSNSIAVTLDAVNNLSDALSSIITIVGTKLAGKLPNKKHPFGYGRIEYLSAMIVSGIVLYAGLTSLVESVKKIISPEKADYSAVSLVIIVSAIVVKLILGKYVRTQGEKVNSGSLIASGKDASFDALLSTSVLASAVIFLLTGLSLEAYVGALISVIIIKSGIEMMRDTVDEILGERADKETTRKIKALIKEEPEVRGAYDLIMYNYGPDKNYASVHIEVPDTMTVDKLDKLTRRIEKRVMEESGVALVGVGVYSYNTGDNDIARLQNAVSKVVLSHEWAVSMHGFYADLDAKEIRFDVVISFDIGQAEAMSILNKDLKDAFPEYKFMFSPDVDVSD
- a CDS encoding TIGR01212 family radical SAM protein (This family includes YhcC from E. coli K-12, an uncharacterized radical SAM protein.); this translates as MKINTLSEYLKKTYGCKVYKLSLQSGCTCPNRDGNIGTGGCTFCSEGGSGDFASFFLTKDADGNAITIEENIDMQIESAKEKVASKLKGQDHKYIAYFQSFTNTYGDSKILERIYRQALSHPEIVALSIGTRPDCLPDEILSMLESLRDEYGKDIWIELGLQTVNEESARHFRRGYKLPVFEDAYRRLKERDFVVIVHVILGLPGESEEDMLSSVRYLAGLTPSLDGIKLQLLHVLKGTDLAKEFEETSFHIFTLEEYCDIVIKCLKLLPPEIVVHRITGDGPKRLLIAPLWSANKKVVLNTINKAIKDA
- a CDS encoding methionyl aminopeptidase, with product MYTKIGSNEPCWCGSGKKYKKCHEQFDERIIGFELKGHEVPPRRIIKTKEQVEGIKESAKINIACLDRVAKEIHAGMSTEEIDHIVAETTRAMGGIPAPLNYEGFPKSVCTSINDQVCHGIPSPDDILKDGDIINVDCSTIYNGYFSDSSRMFLIGDVSPEMRKLVEVTKECVEIGIKMVKPWTFMGDMGHAIHQHALDNGYTVVREIGGHGCGVEFHEDPFVSFVSRPGTEMLMVPGMTFTIEPMVNMGTDRIFVDEENDWTIYTNDHKPSAQWEVQVLVTEDGCEVLTY